In Fibrobacter sp. UWH6, the genomic stretch ACGTCAAGATGGTTCATGGGAAGCCCCGCGACCTTTTCAAGCCAGGGAACGCCATGCTCTCGGTTTGTGAACGCTTCGCCTTCTTCCGTCCTTAAAAGACTGTGAACCGCCTGCTGGACGCGCTTCTGCATACGCGAAATGCGGCAGATATGGTCTCCTTGCAGGAAAATGTCGTGGGAACTGTTGAGGGCCAATTCATTCATTCCCCCTAAATTAGGCACGAAAAAGGCGCCCCCCAATGGAGCGCCAAACTATGCCAAAAGAGACCAAAATTTGAGAAAAATTCAAAAAGGACTTGACAATGTTTTTTTTTGTTTACATTTGGATGGTGGATGAAAAATTACCAAAATAATTACGAAAAATTAGAGGATTGAATATGGGATTCTTCAAGTTATTAGTCGCCATTGGAGCTGCCGCATACGGAATTTCCCCGGTAGACATAATTCCCGATGTCGTTCCAGTTGTTGGCTGGGCGGATGATGTGGGGGTGATTTTGACTGCATTAGCTATTATAGCGAAAGCGTAGAAAAAAATATATATTAAGGATGAAGAACGTACTGAGTTAGTGGGACGAGGTTATCCACTTGAGCCAACTACTTCTTGAAAGCAAGTGCCTGTATGCAGGAGTTTACCGCCCTGCCTTACGTTCTTCACTTTATTATAAAAGACGTTCTTGATGGAGCGTCTTTTTGTTTTTTTAATGTTTTTTTTAACGTTAAATGCCTAGCAAACCCGCATTAAACAAGGGTTTCGCTTTCTTTATGTTTTATAGGAGCTGTTTTTGAACCTGGATAAATCTTGATTTTCTCCAAGGAAAGAGGTATATTAGTGGTATAGGATATGCAAGTAAGCGTAAAGTCCGAAACGCTTTGGATTAGCCTTCAGTTGAAGGAGATTCTTATGGTGAGGTAACGGGCCACCTGCATGTCCTATTTTGTTTTATTTAGGTTGTTTTGATGCTTAGGTAAATCTTAGGGTGATTTTCACCTTTTTGTCGTCAATTTCTGTAGTGACCATTTGCATTTCTCTAAGAAAAGAGGTATGTTGATGGTTGAAGAACGTATTGAGTTAGTGGAAAGAGGTTTACCACTTCGGAAGCTAAGCTTTTTGAACGAAGCCACAGTACCGTATGCAAGAGTTCGCCGCCTTGTCTTACGTTCTTCACTTTATTATAAAAGACGTTCTTGATGGAGCGTCTTTTTATTTTTTTATGTTTTTTTAACGTTAAATGCCTAGCAAACCCGCATTAAACAAGGGTTTGTTTTCTTTATGTTTTATAGGGGCTGTTTTTGAACCTGGATAAATCTGAAAAACTCTCCAAAATTCAGGGAGTTGTTAGGATTGTTTAACACGAATATGTAGTAAACAGCATCTATTTCTTGTTGCGGAAAAAGTTTGCCCAATAAGGATTTTCCTTATCAAACAAATCTTTTTCCTCTTTGGTAAAATTCTTCGGATAGTCACCGAATAAAAACAGAATCTTTTTTTTATCAAAAGATACAGCATAATTCCCCAAAAAATCAATGTAGTCAACCCACCATATTTTATCGTCCTCTTTTTCCTTATAAAACTCGAACTTTCTCGTCTCTTTGTCAACCGTAATCATACTTAACCTCTCCCCATAATATACCTCTTTTCAGTTTTATAAGGGCTGTTTTGACGCCTAGGTAAATCTTTAAGATTTGGACTGCTATAGCTTCAACAAAAGATGAATCAATGATTGAAGGTGTTAAAATTTTCAAAGCCCCATAAATGGTCGAGGACGGCCTCCTGCAAGAGTACCGTCCCCTTTCCAGTCTTACAACGGGTTGCAGCCCTAAAACCTTCAAGCACTCCCAATATACCTCTTTAACCAATAATTGTCAATACCCCATGCCAGAGTTTTATTTAGGTTGTTTTTGACGCCTAGGTAAATCAGAATAAAAAAGTAGAATGTTCTGGCGGCCCGTTACCTCGCCATAAAGTGCGTTACCTTTCGGCACGTGACCAAGTGTTTCGGACTTGACACTTACTAGAAACATTCTACACCTTCAATATACCGCTTTATTCGGAGAATATCAAGTTTTATTTAGGTTGTTTTGATGCTTAGGTAAATCTTAGGGTGATTTTCACCTTTTTTTCGTCAATTTCTGTAGAGACCATTTGCATTTCTCTAAGAAAAGAGGTATGTTGATGGTTGAAGAACGTATGAGTTAGTGGAAAGAGGTTTACCACTTCGGAAGCTAAGCTTTTTGAACGAAGCCACAGTACCGTATGCAAGAGTTCGCCGCCTTGTCTTACGTTCTTCACTTTATTATAAAAGACGTTCTTGATGGAGCGTCTTTTTTTGTTTAAATCGGTATTTTTTGAGATTAGGGAAATCTTTTGTCCTTATACAATTAAAAAGTCGTCTTCTTTGGCGTTGGGTTCATAGCTGCAATCAACTTGGTTTTTGCTGAGGGGAAATTCTGTGTTAAACCTGCAGTTCTTGTAAACTGATTTAGATTCGTGGGGTTTGTCGAGGATGATTGCGCCTTTAGGAAAAAAGAAGTTGCAAGAGTGAAAATTTGCGTCTCCTTTTCCTCCAATGCAGAATGTGAAACGCCCCTGTTCGTCTGAACCAAAAAAGCGACATTTTGTAAAGATTGTTTTTTCAACGATATTATCCAATAAGGTAACTGGGCCAACAGGATGAAATTCGTCGATAGTGTAAAAGTTGCTGAAAAGACAATGATCAAAAGTTGCGAAAGATTCCTTTCCAATTATGACGCCATCGTTTGGTATGCAACAAAATGCACATTTTGAAAAGTTAGCGCTTGAACCTTCGTCGATATATGCACAAATGGGATCATTTGCGCCATCGGAAGATAAGCGACAGTTTGAGAAATTGCCTGATCCTCCATTGGATATGTTGAGGCTTACCTCGTCAAGGCCTTCGATCAGAATATCTCTAAAATCACCAAAAGAATCCTTTCCGTCGATGCGAACTTTAAAAAATTCTTCTTCTTTTTCGTCTCTCTCAACAAAGAGGCCTTTGCCGCCATTTTGAATAGAGACTCCCTCATAACAAAAAGTGCATTTAAGAAAAGTTGGCGATGCTGGTCCATCAATAACAACTTCGTCCAAAAATACACAGTGGTCGTATATATCACAACCATTGTTAATAACGAATCGTTCTTCAAAGATTTTTCCTTCGATTTTTTTCTGCATGATGAACTCCTTTGCTGGACGGTCGCTTGATTAACATATATTTTTTTGTGACAAATAATGACTTGCTTGATTCTGTTGGAATGTTTTTTGAATTCTGGAAATAAATAAGCCCCTTCAAAAGAAGGGGCTTGTAAAGGCTCTCACGAATTCCATTCCTTACGTGACGCCGGTTGTTTATCAGGGAATGGCTAACGCAACCGGTGTGTCAATAATATACCTCTTTAACCAATAATTGTCAATCCCATTATGGCTTTGGCGGCGAATAAGGGCTGGGAGGTGCAGGAGCATCAGTTGCAGCTGTTGCGTGGGTATGGCCCAGGAACGACAGCGTAGGCGTGGAGAAATTCGCGTCTTTTAATCTTATAGGGGTTCTTTTTGAACCAGGGGAAAACACCAAAGGGAAGCCCGATGTAAAAAAAGCATTGCCGCTGAGCAATGCAAAAAAAGGCGCCGGCGCATCTCACCTGCATCCGGGACTCTTGTTAATCATCAGGGTGGACTACCATAACAAGTTCAATACAAATATAACTCTTTTTTAGGGAAAGTCAAATCTTATAGGGATTCTTTTTGAACCAGGGGAAAACGAAAAGCAAAATCTACAATCAAAAATGCGTCATTTTCGCATTATTCATATAAAAAACGCAGTAACATTTGCAAAATTCATAGGAAAAATGTATTTTCAGTACTATGAAGAGATCCATCAGCAAACAACTTTTAGATTGGAAAAACAAAGCCAAGCGAAAGCCACTGGTAATAACCGGCGCTAGACAGTGCGGAAAAACATACGCCATCAAGGAATTTGGAACGCAGGAATTTGCAAATTTCGCCTACATCAATTTTGAAGGGAACGAAGCCCTGAAATCCATTTTCGATTACGATCTGGATGTCAAGCGCATCGTTCGCGAGCTTACCCTTTATTCCGGTCAAAAAATCGAAGCGGGCAAAACCCTGCTTTTCTTTGATGAAATCCAGGCTTGCCCCAAGGCCATCACCAGCCTAAAATACTTCTGCGAAAACATGCCGGAACTCCATGTGATTGCCGCGGGTTCACTTCTCGGAGTCGTCATCCGGCAACAAGAAATTTCATTCCCCGTCGGCAAGGTGGAACGCCTGCAAATGTTCCCCATGAGTTTCGAGGAATTCGTTATGGCTAGCGAAAACGGCGAGACTCTTTTGCAGGCGGCCAAGTCCACTGAAGCTTTTGAACCGCTGCGAACTGTTTTCGCAGAGCCTCTCGAAAAGTTGTTGCGCTACTATTATATTGTCGGAGGGATGCCCGAAGCCGTAGCCACCTTTTTTGAAACCCACGACTTTGAAGCAGTCAGCCAGGTTCTTTCCAACATCCTGCAGGATTACAGCGACGACTTTTCAAAGCATGCCCCCATTCACGATGTTCCAAAGCTACACCTGATTTGGGATTCCGTGCCAAAGCAACTTGCAAAGGACAACAACAAGTTTGTCTTCTCCCATGTCAAGGCGGGCAAGCGAGCTGCAGATCTGGAAGACGCTTTGCAATGGTTTTTCAGCGCAGGTCTGTTGCATAAGCTCGAGTGCGTTACCAACGCGGAACTCCCGCTTTCAAACAACGCAGAAGGATCGATCTTCAAAGTCTATATGAGCGATGTAGGTTTGCTTCGTGTAAAATCCGGTCTGGACCCGCAGACAATCCTTAACGAGACACCTCTTTACGCCACCTTCAAGGGTGCGCTTACAGAAAACTTTGTTCTAAACGAACTTCTAAAACAGAACTTTCATCCTTATTTCTGGCGTTCAGAAAACACAGCCGAACTGGACTTTCTCCTTGAAGTCAGGAATGAACTGATTCCAGTAGAAGTCAAAGCCGAAAAGCACACTAAGGCCAAAAGCTACAACCAGTTCTGCAAAAAATTCAAACCGAAAAAAGGTCTAAAACTTTCCATGAAAAATGCTGGAACCACTAGTGTCGAAGAAACCGAAACCTTGATGTTGCCGCTTTACGAAAGCTTTAGGGTGATGGAGCTTGTTTCATAAGGGTTCTTTTTGAACCTGGGAGAAAACTTAAGAATAATAGAAGAACGTGACTCAAACGGAATTCTTATATTAGAGTGTACTTTGGAGGGCTAATATGGCCGAAGTTTACGAAAAAGATGAAAACGACATTATCAAGGTTGTTAATTCTGTCAAGAAAAATCCGGTTACTATAAAGCCGAGACTCGTTGATTGGTGCGACTGGGATATTTTTGTTTTAATGGGAAAATCCTGGAATAAGCATCACAACGACAAGGTGGACATCGGCGATGGCTTTGATGACAAGCGTTTTGAAAAGTACCTCGGCGAAGATTACTAAATCCACAAGAATTTAGCTATCAGCCCTTCCTGAAATCCGGAGGGGCTATTTTTGTACTATGTCTGCAATCCAGGATTTCATTTTATCTTATAGGGGTTCTTTTTGAACCAGGGGAAAACTTAAACATTTAACCTTGATTAACTTTTAGTTTAACCATTTGGTTAAAAAGAGTGTATATTTATCGTATGGAAAAGCAGAAAGCAAAAATCCTGGATATCATACTGAAGCAGATTACATTCTTCTGCTTGTATTGGGGTTTTTACGCCATCGGCTGGCATTATTGCACAACAATAAAAATGAACGGCTATTGTACTATATTTTACGATTCAGCAATATTTGTCCCACTGCTTTCAACAGTTTTTTACATAGCAGGCGCAATAGCCGTGCAATTGAACATCACTTCGCCGTCTTCAAAGCCTTCTGATAAGCAGTCTTGATCTTATAGGGGTTCTTTTTGAACCAGGGGAAAACGAAGTAAGCCAAAATGGTTACAAAGATGCTTTGTATGGGAATATGATTGTTCCATCTTTTTAAAAAGATGGATATTTTTATTGATTTTGTATATATTCACATAGGGTATATATGGAATTCTTAATAGAAATAGCATTGATTATGGTACTTCCGTTGGCTTTGCCAATGGTTACGGGTTTGGTGTCTGCTATATTCTTTGGTTTTGTTCACTTATTTAGGAATAAGTATGTGGTGTTCGTTTTGACATTGCTGTCTTTCGTTTTTTTCTATGAATGTGTAAAATGGTCTCTCCGTTTTCCTTCGTCAATGGAGAACGATTGGTTTACTAGAGACATCGTTCCATTTTTAAATGTGACATTTTACTAACATTTTGCCACGGTAAATCGTATGTTTGACGAAGAAATCGTTAAACATGGCGGCTTGTTTTGGCTTATATTGACTCTCTACAGAAAGTATCTATCCAGGTAGACGGTTCTACCGTTGAGTGTGTCGCTGCATCCTACAAGGGGGTGCCGTTTTTCATCTTATAGGGTTCTTTTTGAACCCAGCAAAAAACTACAGCTTATTTTCGGCAGAGTTCTCTAGTACAGAAATCTTAGATTCCAAGGTCGTCTTGAAGTTATCGAACAAGTTAATATAACTTGAATAGACGCGGTCCAAAACAGCATTAAATGCTTCTTCATCGTAAATGTGCGTTGCGGAATTGCGATCCTTCAACATCTGAAGCCATACCGATTCATCATTCAGGAATCCGTACTTAAATCCGGCACGGAGAATTTCTCGAGGAGATCCATTCTCGGCCTCCTCGATTCCATGCGCTCGCATCAACTCTTGAAGGGTTTTCCAGGCCAACTCAAAAGCCAAACCAAACTGGCCAATCACACCTGTTCTATAAATTTCATCCGCCAAAGCTTTTGCCTTTTCAGACTTTTTCAGAACATCAAAACAGTTTTTGAAATTATCAAACTTCTGCATAAAGGCACTCTCCCTCACGTTCGATATTCTGTTTCAACTTCTGGGATACAACTGTCCCCATATCAATAACATCGAAGGACAAAAGCGAGTCGGCTTCGTCTTCAAGCATGTACTGAAAATCAGAAACATTCTTGCCGAATACAGCTAGGTCAACATCACTACGATCCCGATTGGTGCCGCGGGCGCGGGAACCAAACAGCACCACACGACTCAGTTCACACTTCTTTGCGAACTGAACGATTTGCTGCTGCAATTTTTCGGGAATGTTGATCATACCATCAATATAACAAAACTTACGTCTTTTTCATCATTTTCGCCACCGTTCCCTTGCCAATTTTTGGGGATATTCATAAATTTTGGCACATGAAGATGATTAACGTACTTTGCGAAAACTTTGACGGCCGATGGTGGCGCGGGCTCTAACATAGAGTCTGGTTTTTGCGAGTATAGTTGATCAAGGCAAAAGGCTTCCAGACTCCCTGGAGGCTTT encodes the following:
- a CDS encoding ATP-binding protein — translated: MKRSISKQLLDWKNKAKRKPLVITGARQCGKTYAIKEFGTQEFANFAYINFEGNEALKSIFDYDLDVKRIVRELTLYSGQKIEAGKTLLFFDEIQACPKAITSLKYFCENMPELHVIAAGSLLGVVIRQQEISFPVGKVERLQMFPMSFEEFVMASENGETLLQAAKSTEAFEPLRTVFAEPLEKLLRYYYIVGGMPEAVATFFETHDFEAVSQVLSNILQDYSDDFSKHAPIHDVPKLHLIWDSVPKQLAKDNNKFVFSHVKAGKRAADLEDALQWFFSAGLLHKLECVTNAELPLSNNAEGSIFKVYMSDVGLLRVKSGLDPQTILNETPLYATFKGALTENFVLNELLKQNFHPYFWRSENTAELDFLLEVRNELIPVEVKAEKHTKAKSYNQFCKKFKPKKGLKLSMKNAGTTSVEETETLMLPLYESFRVMELVS
- a CDS encoding YkvA family protein, translating into MGFFKLLVAIGAAAYGISPVDIIPDVVPVVGWADDVGVILTALAIIAKA
- a CDS encoding HI0074 family nucleotidyltransferase substrate-binding subunit — its product is MQKFDNFKNCFDVLKKSEKAKALADEIYRTGVIGQFGLAFELAWKTLQELMRAHGIEEAENGSPREILRAGFKYGFLNDESVWLQMLKDRNSATHIYDEEAFNAVLDRVYSSYINLFDNFKTTLESKISVLENSAENKL
- a CDS encoding nucleotidyltransferase family protein; its protein translation is MINIPEKLQQQIVQFAKKCELSRVVLFGSRARGTNRDRSDVDLAVFGKNVSDFQYMLEDEADSLLSFDVIDMGTVVSQKLKQNIEREGECLYAEV